The DNA window GCGCCTCAAGGATGTTGAGGAAATCATAAGGTCCGAGGAGCGCATATTGGGCAAGCACTTTTGCTCCCATCTTCTCCATTTCCACGTCCACTTCTTCAATGCGCTCCGGATGCTTTTTGATTGTCTTGCGTCCTTCGTGCGTCAGCTTACTGAGCATAATATATATCGGCATCTC is part of the Syntrophorhabdaceae bacterium genome and encodes:
- a CDS encoding GYD domain-containing protein, with the translated sequence MPIYIMLSKLTHEGRKTIKKHPERIEEVDVEMEKMGAKVLAQYALLGPYDFLNILEAPNNEAIAKVSIEFGSRGTVEIVTLPAIPIDDFIGKMT